The following are encoded together in the Candidatus Cetobacterium colombiensis genome:
- a CDS encoding efflux RND transporter permease subunit: MRLLSEFSIKKPATTIMIVVSMIFFGVLGLLKMPVELLPNTSNPTVRITIEWRGATPEDVDKMITKKVEDILPNVDGITEYSSTSSSETSKINVKFKYGTDVETKITLIQNEINQIKNKLPNDIEEPTVREQSMGSAPAAVLTIAGGDSMEVRSYAENNLKPLLQRIQGVSQIIIHGGREQEVLVEVDPEKLENYNLGILEVSNLISKASTTIPGGQVKEGEKEFYIKVQGELKTPKEIENIILKNNNGHLLRLKDVAEVKIDTKDSSSLFRKNGEEGLVIIVAKTDEGNAVEIVESVDKVLKTIKNSLPLNSNISYDFDSTVPINNSISNVKETGVVGLFLASGILYLFLRSISATIIIATAIPISVIFTFFLLNAQGLTLNLISLMGLSLGIGMLVDNSVVVLDNIYRHMTEYGKNRIQAAKDGAAEMGLPVLASTLTTVSVFLPIVFQEGMVKEQFKDLSYSISYSLFASLIVALLFVPMLSSKILNEKKDLAAEGKVIKKLKKVYLSILRWAIKNRGIALIITILLFIGSIFAASTLGGGFIPTTDEGRFAVVAKLPSSADINMSDRVGAILEEKIKDIPVANSYTISGDTNNAILNINAGLKTSRKESLQDIMKNLRGVFKGIPDVVLTVVPSYVFGSDGIYDLEFELYSDNESQLKEISERLKEKMYSIKGITDISSSFEGGKPEGKIVVDREKAKFYGVDIESLALMIKTQILGGQPITINSDNQEIDVTVQLQKKYRTSTSLLMDSRITLDNGKSVRISDIANLVLQEGPSKIEKKDKRRKIVLYANLENGFDLQSAKTALIESFNSLGVPESISFGFGGDSSDMAEMGKQLMIIFLVAIFLIYFILVWQFESFILPFIILLSIPLSTMGALYSLAIFRVNLDAMVAVGFVMLAGIVVNNAIVLIDFINIRREAGDNINRAIFISGKTRLRPILMTTLTTVLGMIPLAISNGDGSEMYAGMSFVVIFGLSTATLFTLVIIPIFYYLVDDIKRVIKKIVRR, translated from the coding sequence ATGAGATTACTTTCAGAATTTTCCATAAAAAAGCCAGCAACAACAATTATGATTGTAGTTTCAATGATATTTTTTGGAGTATTGGGTCTATTAAAAATGCCAGTTGAATTACTTCCAAATACGTCTAATCCCACAGTTAGAATAACAATTGAATGGAGAGGGGCAACTCCAGAAGATGTAGATAAAATGATTACTAAAAAAGTTGAAGATATTCTACCAAATGTAGATGGAATCACAGAGTATTCATCAACTTCAAGTTCAGAAACATCTAAAATAAATGTTAAATTTAAATATGGAACAGATGTTGAAACAAAAATAACTTTAATTCAAAATGAAATTAATCAAATAAAAAATAAATTACCAAATGATATAGAAGAACCAACAGTTAGAGAGCAATCTATGGGTTCTGCTCCAGCAGCAGTTTTAACTATAGCTGGTGGAGATTCAATGGAAGTTAGAAGTTATGCTGAAAACAATCTAAAACCACTGTTACAAAGAATACAGGGAGTTTCTCAAATTATAATACACGGTGGTAGAGAGCAAGAGGTTTTAGTAGAGGTTGATCCTGAAAAACTTGAAAATTATAATTTAGGAATTTTAGAAGTTTCAAATTTAATATCTAAAGCTAGTACAACTATTCCTGGAGGACAAGTAAAAGAGGGAGAAAAAGAGTTTTATATTAAAGTTCAAGGGGAATTAAAAACTCCAAAAGAAATAGAGAATATTATTTTAAAAAATAATAATGGACATTTATTAAGATTAAAAGATGTAGCAGAAGTAAAAATTGATACAAAAGATTCTTCAAGTTTATTTAGAAAAAATGGTGAGGAAGGATTAGTTATCATTGTAGCTAAAACAGATGAAGGAAACGCTGTTGAAATTGTAGAGTCTGTAGATAAAGTTTTAAAAACAATTAAAAATTCATTACCTTTAAATTCTAATATAAGTTATGATTTTGATTCTACAGTACCAATTAATAACTCAATAAGTAACGTTAAAGAAACTGGAGTAGTTGGTCTTTTCTTAGCATCAGGAATATTATATCTTTTTTTAAGAAGTATATCAGCTACAATAATTATAGCAACAGCTATTCCTATATCAGTTATCTTTACATTTTTCCTTTTAAATGCTCAAGGATTAACTTTAAATCTAATTTCTTTAATGGGATTATCACTTGGAATAGGTATGCTTGTTGACAATTCCGTTGTTGTTCTAGATAATATATATAGACATATGACTGAATATGGAAAAAACAGAATTCAAGCAGCTAAAGATGGTGCAGCTGAAATGGGACTTCCAGTTTTAGCATCTACTTTAACAACAGTTTCAGTATTTTTGCCAATAGTTTTTCAAGAGGGAATGGTTAAAGAGCAGTTTAAAGATTTATCATACTCTATTTCGTATTCGTTATTTGCATCATTAATTGTAGCCTTACTTTTTGTTCCTATGCTTTCAAGTAAAATATTAAATGAAAAAAAAGACTTAGCAGCAGAAGGAAAAGTAATAAAAAAATTAAAAAAAGTATATCTTTCAATTTTAAGATGGGCTATAAAAAATAGAGGAATAGCTTTAATAATAACAATTCTTCTTTTTATAGGTTCTATTTTTGCTGCATCAACATTAGGAGGGGGATTTATTCCTACAACTGATGAAGGTAGATTTGCCGTTGTTGCTAAACTTCCTTCTAGTGCAGATATAAATATGAGTGATAGAGTGGGAGCTATTTTAGAAGAGAAAATAAAAGATATACCAGTGGCAAACTCTTATACAATATCTGGAGATACAAATAATGCAATTTTAAATATAAACGCAGGATTAAAAACTTCAAGAAAAGAGAGTCTGCAAGATATAATGAAGAACTTAAGAGGAGTTTTTAAAGGGATTCCAGATGTAGTTTTAACAGTTGTACCCTCTTATGTATTTGGTTCTGATGGAATATATGATCTTGAGTTTGAATTATATTCGGATAATGAATCACAATTAAAAGAAATATCAGAAAGACTTAAAGAAAAAATGTATTCAATAAAAGGAATAACAGATATTTCTTCATCTTTCGAAGGAGGAAAACCAGAGGGTAAAATTGTAGTGGACAGAGAAAAAGCTAAATTTTATGGAGTTGATATTGAGAGTTTAGCACTAATGATTAAAACTCAAATTTTGGGAGGACAACCAATTACTATAAATAGTGATAATCAAGAAATTGATGTAACTGTTCAACTTCAAAAAAAATATAGAACTTCTACAAGCTTGTTAATGGACTCTAGAATTACTTTAGATAATGGAAAAAGTGTTAGAATTTCAGATATAGCTAACCTTGTGTTACAAGAGGGACCTTCAAAAATAGAGAAGAAAGATAAAAGAAGAAAAATAGTTCTTTATGCAAATTTAGAAAATGGATTTGACTTACAAAGTGCTAAAACTGCATTAATAGAATCGTTTAATAGTTTAGGAGTACCAGAAAGTATAAGTTTTGGATTTGGTGGAGACAGTTCAGATATGGCTGAAATGGGAAAACAGCTAATGATAATTTTTTTAGTGGCAATATTTCTAATTTACTTTATTTTAGTTTGGCAATTTGAATCGTTTATTTTACCATTTATTATACTGCTTTCAATACCTCTTTCAACTATGGGAGCTCTATATAGTTTAGCTATATTTAGAGTTAACTTAGATGCCATGGTAGCAGTGGGATTTGTAATGCTAGCTGGAATTGTTGTTAATAATGCGATAGTTTTAATAGACTTTATTAATATTAGAAGAGAAGCGGGAGATAACATTAATCGTGCTATATTTATATCGGGAAAAACAAGATTAAGACCTATACTTATGACAACTTTAACAACAGTTTTAGGAATGATACCTTTAGCTATAAGTAACGGAGATGGATCTGAGATGTATGCTGGAATGTCTTTTGTAGTTATATTTGGATTATCAACTGCAACTTTATTTACTTTAGTTATAATTCCTATTTTTTACTATTTAGTTGATGATATTAAAAGAGTTATCAAGAAAATTGTTAGGAGATAA
- a CDS encoding 4Fe-4S binding protein, with translation MCSFGSLQSFIRSFGKKYIKKNIVIPEKLNNILLYFRYITLFFSLGYFITLLDGRKTFLGLIAGKTFSYTFIFIMISLLILSLFIDRPFCKYLCPEGARYGAIGSSRLFSITRNSNTCINCSLCDKNCPMSVKISNVDSVSSPHCISCGECIVKCPKQGTLSLKLRNFKDPKSLIFFTIGLYFLYRTTVFVLNRFGGM, from the coding sequence ATTTGTTCTTTTGGAAGTCTCCAATCTTTCATTAGAAGCTTTGGAAAAAAATACATAAAGAAAAACATAGTTATTCCTGAAAAACTTAACAACATTCTTTTATATTTTAGATACATTACACTATTCTTTTCTTTAGGATATTTCATAACACTTTTAGATGGAAGAAAAACTTTTTTAGGTCTTATTGCAGGAAAAACTTTTTCATATACCTTTATATTTATAATGATTTCTCTGCTTATTCTATCTCTTTTTATAGATAGACCATTTTGCAAATATCTTTGCCCTGAAGGAGCGAGATACGGAGCTATTGGATCATCTAGATTATTTTCTATAACAAGAAATTCAAACACATGTATCAACTGCTCTTTATGTGATAAAAATTGTCCTATGTCTGTTAAAATCTCTAATGTCGACTCTGTTAGTAGTCCACATTGTATAAGTTGTGGAGAATGTATTGTTAAATGCCCTAAACAAGGTACTCTTTCTTTAAAATTAAGAAACTTTAAAGATCCTAAAAGCTTAATTTTCTTCACAATCGGTTTATATTTCCTTTATAGAACTACAGTATTTGTTTTAAATAGATTTGGTGGCATGTAA
- a CDS encoding Na+/H+ antiporter NhaC family protein: MKKIIELLKLSPVIILAMLMFLGYDALIAAPLATVYAAIIARTVEKKKINNIIEAVINNAKEMQVAFFILMVAYAMAEVFMSTGVGASIINLALNVGLTGRTVAVVGIIITSILSIATGTSWGTFAACAPIFLWLNHIVGGNIALTIGAIAGGSCFGDNIGLISDTTIVSSGIQKVEVIKRIRHQGYWSGLVLILGIICFYLAGIIMDLPITTGDAATAIGKIPQEVWTVLAEKRESAVTLLNQVKTGVPVYMIVPLILVLIAAFRGLTTLLCLFIGIFAAYILGMIAGTVENTASFLNLLYTGFQGAGSWVIVMMMWIAAFGGIMKLMDAFRPLSNIVISISKNVRQLMFYNGVLSILGNAALADEMAQIVTMGPIIKEIVENNVDGSPQDIETLRLRNATLSDALGVFGSQLIPWHVYIGFYLGIIQAVYPIYKFTAMDIIKYNFLALIAVSTILIATLTGLDRFIPRFGLPREPEVKLKKYTTKNNIE, translated from the coding sequence ATGAAAAAAATAATAGAATTATTGAAGCTAAGTCCTGTAATTATATTAGCTATGTTAATGTTTTTAGGATATGATGCTTTAATCGCAGCACCTTTAGCTACAGTTTATGCAGCAATAATTGCCCGTACTGTTGAAAAAAAGAAAATAAACAATATAATTGAAGCTGTTATAAATAATGCTAAAGAGATGCAAGTTGCATTTTTTATTTTAATGGTTGCTTATGCTATGGCAGAGGTATTTATGTCAACGGGAGTTGGAGCCTCTATTATAAATTTAGCTTTAAATGTAGGTCTTACTGGAAGAACTGTAGCAGTTGTAGGAATAATCATAACCTCAATTTTATCTATAGCAACAGGAACTAGCTGGGGAACCTTTGCTGCTTGTGCCCCAATATTTTTATGGCTTAATCATATTGTAGGTGGAAATATCGCTTTGACAATTGGAGCAATAGCAGGAGGATCATGTTTTGGTGATAACATTGGTCTTATATCAGATACAACAATTGTAAGTTCTGGAATTCAAAAAGTTGAAGTTATAAAAAGAATAAGACATCAAGGGTATTGGTCAGGATTAGTTTTAATTTTAGGAATAATATGTTTTTATCTAGCTGGGATTATAATGGACTTGCCAATAACAACAGGGGATGCAGCGACAGCTATTGGTAAAATTCCACAAGAAGTATGGACAGTATTGGCTGAAAAAAGAGAATCGGCAGTGACATTGTTAAATCAAGTTAAAACTGGTGTACCTGTTTATATGATAGTTCCTTTGATTCTTGTTTTAATAGCTGCTTTTAGAGGTTTAACAACACTTTTATGTCTATTTATAGGTATTTTTGCAGCTTATATATTGGGAATGATTGCAGGTACAGTTGAAAATACAGCATCATTTTTAAATCTATTATATACTGGGTTTCAAGGTGCTGGTTCTTGGGTTATTGTAATGATGATGTGGATTGCAGCCTTTGGTGGTATTATGAAATTGATGGACGCTTTTAGACCTTTATCAAATATAGTTATTTCAATTTCAAAAAATGTTAGACAACTTATGTTTTATAATGGAGTTTTATCAATTTTAGGAAATGCTGCACTTGCAGATGAGATGGCACAAATAGTTACTATGGGACCTATTATAAAGGAAATTGTTGAAAATAATGTTGATGGTTCACCACAAGATATTGAAACATTGAGATTAAGAAATGCAACACTTAGTGATGCTTTAGGAGTTTTTGGATCTCAACTAATTCCATGGCATGTATACATAGGATTTTATCTAGGAATAATTCAAGCTGTTTATCCAATATATAAATTTACTGCAATGGATATAATTAAATATAATTTCTTAGCTTTAATAGCTGTATCAACAATTTTAATAGCAACTTTAACTGGATTAGATCGATTTATTCCAAGATTCGGATTACCTAGAGAACCAGAAGTAAAGTTAAAAAAATATACCACAAAAAATAATATTGAATAA
- a CDS encoding efflux RND transporter periplasmic adaptor subunit: MKKILMTLLCTAALIGCGEKKAVEETKVEILKDIKSQELKTQNIKSTKTYNGNIIPLKEVSIVTPTGGYVKDIKYKNGDNINSGMIILVLNDAATEASYFESEGTLIKAKSNYSTSKVSFEKYKKLFEKKLISEELYLQSKNSLEQSLGELKIAEANFIRANDNYKRLIVKSEINGIVTDLKVKEKEKVPSDSKILTVVDNNKMEIKIAVSGEDVNNISVGKEAKIYITDLNKTVLGKVSEVNLSADADTKKYEVKIEMPNSDKSILKGMYGKVEMEQKDVHGIFVPQEAVMIKDLYSYVAVVRDNKAIIYKVNLGISQGNLQEIYFDDFKDGDKVVVQGQYLLNNNDKVREI, translated from the coding sequence ATGAAAAAAATATTAATGACACTTTTATGTACTGCAGCTTTAATTGGTTGTGGAGAGAAAAAAGCAGTGGAGGAAACTAAGGTTGAAATACTTAAAGATATAAAGTCTCAAGAGTTAAAAACTCAAAATATAAAAAGTACTAAAACTTATAATGGAAATATAATCCCTTTAAAAGAAGTAAGTATCGTTACACCTACTGGGGGATATGTAAAAGATATTAAATATAAAAATGGAGATAACATAAATTCAGGAATGATTATTTTAGTTTTAAATGATGCAGCAACTGAAGCAAGTTATTTTGAATCAGAAGGAACTTTAATCAAAGCAAAATCAAATTATAGTACATCAAAAGTTTCCTTTGAAAAATACAAAAAACTATTTGAAAAAAAATTGATTTCAGAAGAACTATATCTTCAATCTAAAAACAGTTTAGAGCAAAGTTTAGGAGAACTAAAAATAGCAGAGGCTAATTTTATTAGAGCTAATGATAACTATAAAAGGTTAATTGTAAAATCTGAGATAAATGGAATAGTAACAGATTTAAAAGTTAAAGAAAAAGAGAAAGTACCATCAGATTCTAAAATTTTAACTGTAGTAGATAATAATAAAATGGAAATAAAAATAGCAGTGAGTGGAGAAGATGTAAATAATATATCTGTAGGAAAAGAAGCTAAGATTTATATTACAGATTTAAATAAAACAGTTTTAGGAAAAGTGAGTGAAGTAAATTTATCAGCAGATGCTGACACTAAAAAATATGAAGTAAAAATTGAAATGCCAAATTCTGATAAATCAATTTTAAAAGGAATGTATGGAAAAGTAGAAATGGAGCAAAAAGATGTTCACGGAATCTTTGTTCCACAAGAGGCTGTTATGATAAAAGATCTATATTCTTATGTAGCTGTAGTTAGAGATAATAAAGCTATTATTTATAAAGTAAATTTAGGTATTTCTCAAGGAAATTTACAAGAGATATATTTTGATGATTTTAAAGATGGAGATAAAGTTGTTGTTCAAGGACAATATCTTTTAAATAACAATGACAAAGTGAGGGAGATCTAA
- a CDS encoding transposase, with protein MIKLNKGYKYRFYPTEEQKQQIQLNFNANRYIWNQFLAIKSFNYKEFARKIGFSEMCLILTMAKKSEEWLCESDSTSLQQTLRQLDDSYKRFFKGLVKYPNFKSKRNLKESYTTKPNIKDKVIKIPKLGEVKIELSRELDVDKIGLCTISKDSDRYYISFNVEVSCKNKFIKTGEKIGIDVGIKSFATISTGEQFQIPKKLWKIENRISFLQRKLSKRIKGSSNYEKLKKVINKLNFQLANIRKDFQHKLSTDLVKRFDVIAIEDLNVKGMMKNRKLARAIGRVSFYSFFNMLKYKCIEHEKELKILNRWFPSSKTCSCCGNYKADLKLSDRVYKCECGLELDRDLNASRNILANA; from the coding sequence GTGATTAAGCTGAATAAAGGATATAAATATAGATTTTATCCAACTGAGGAGCAAAAACAACAGATACAATTAAATTTTAATGCCAATAGATATATATGGAACCAATTTCTCGCTATTAAAAGTTTTAACTATAAAGAATTTGCTAGAAAAATTGGATTTTCAGAGATGTGTTTAATATTAACAATGGCTAAAAAATCAGAAGAATGGTTATGCGAATCAGATTCTACATCACTTCAACAAACTTTAAGACAACTGGATGATTCGTACAAAAGATTTTTCAAAGGATTAGTTAAATATCCAAATTTCAAATCTAAAAGAAATCTAAAAGAAAGCTATACAACTAAACCAAATATAAAGGATAAAGTTATTAAAATACCTAAATTAGGAGAGGTAAAAATAGAGTTAAGTAGAGAGTTAGATGTTGATAAAATAGGACTTTGTACAATATCTAAGGATTCAGATAGATACTATATCTCTTTTAATGTAGAAGTTTCTTGTAAGAATAAATTTATTAAAACAGGTGAAAAAATTGGAATAGATGTTGGAATAAAATCTTTTGCGACAATTAGTACAGGAGAGCAATTTCAAATACCAAAAAAGCTTTGGAAAATAGAAAATAGAATATCTTTTCTACAAAGAAAACTATCTAAACGTATTAAAGGAAGTTCTAATTATGAAAAGTTGAAAAAAGTGATAAACAAACTGAATTTTCAACTAGCTAATATTAGAAAAGACTTTCAACATAAACTTTCAACAGATTTAGTAAAAAGGTTTGATGTGATAGCAATAGAGGATTTAAATGTTAAAGGTATGATGAAAAATAGAAAGTTAGCAAGAGCTATAGGAAGAGTTTCATTTTATAGTTTTTTTAATATGCTTAAATATAAATGTATTGAGCATGAAAAAGAATTAAAAATATTAAATCGTTGGTTTCCTAGTTCAAAAACTTGTTCTTGTTGTGGAAATTATAAAGCTGACTTAAAGTTGAGCGATAGAGTATATAAATGTGAATGTGGTTTAGAACTTGATAGAGATTTAAACGCTAGTAGAAATATATTGGCTAATGCCTAA
- a CDS encoding sigma-70 family RNA polymerase sigma factor, which produces MDEKDVILAKNGDSEAIEKVFLKYKNVILKNSRTLYIKGGDVDDLLQEGYIGLMKAIKSFDETKDVCFSTFANLCIKRQIITAVKSSNSNKNEKLNTSLIGDKDTNLDDLIQYSKPSVSYYSPEDLVLGKELLQLLKGFLDKNLTPLEKKVFTYICKQYKYTEIAKILEEEPKKIDNTIQRVRKKILDYLTEYTK; this is translated from the coding sequence ATGGATGAAAAAGATGTAATATTAGCAAAAAATGGTGATAGTGAAGCAATTGAAAAAGTATTTTTAAAGTACAAAAATGTTATTTTAAAAAACAGTAGAACTTTATACATTAAAGGTGGAGACGTAGATGATTTACTTCAAGAGGGATACATAGGCCTTATGAAAGCTATAAAGTCTTTTGATGAAACAAAAGATGTTTGTTTTAGTACTTTTGCGAATTTATGCATAAAAAGACAAATAATAACAGCAGTTAAATCTTCTAATTCAAATAAGAATGAAAAATTAAATACATCTTTAATAGGTGATAAAGATACTAATTTAGATGATTTAATTCAATATTCAAAACCCTCAGTAAGTTACTATTCTCCAGAAGATTTAGTTTTAGGAAAAGAGTTACTGCAACTTCTTAAAGGTTTTTTAGATAAAAATTTAACTCCTTTGGAGAAAAAAGTTTTTACGTATATTTGTAAGCAGTATAAATATACAGAAATTGCTAAAATATTAGAAGAAGAACCTAAAAAAATTGACAATACAATTCAAAGGGTAAGAAAAAAGATTTTAGATTACTTAACAGAATACACAAAATAA
- a CDS encoding MerR family transcriptional regulator, protein MFNEFFTIGEVSKTTNIPISTLRYYDKVGLLSPAFKNDDTNYRYYTNVQIITLKIISHMRHLGFSIENIKSHFENMDYEHTSELFEKVLLETKLEIEKLKNTEKDIMESYNNFKENLEFEKNLKIPFIDEIEDIKGIIYEESIGNLSELSKVFKKIDKFESKKNLHPNLKGFKLSFKSWQKNRFMKDCFLASMKEQKANTKIIIPKGKYACVYGKGVFEEQDSVEELLNWIKNNGYTPKEEFYITFANLILFKNQKDFLFLLRIPIC, encoded by the coding sequence ATGTTTAATGAATTTTTCACAATAGGAGAAGTATCTAAAACTACAAATATACCAATATCTACTCTTAGATATTATGATAAAGTAGGATTGCTTTCTCCAGCTTTTAAAAACGATGATACAAACTATCGTTACTATACAAATGTACAAATAATAACTTTGAAAATTATAAGTCATATGAGACATTTGGGTTTTTCTATTGAGAATATAAAAAGCCATTTTGAAAATATGGATTATGAGCATACTTCAGAACTATTTGAAAAAGTTTTATTAGAAACAAAGTTAGAGATAGAAAAATTAAAAAATACAGAGAAAGACATAATGGAAAGTTATAATAATTTTAAAGAAAATCTTGAATTTGAAAAAAATTTAAAAATTCCATTTATTGATGAAATAGAAGATATAAAGGGAATTATTTATGAAGAATCAATTGGTAATTTAAGTGAATTAAGTAAAGTTTTTAAAAAAATTGATAAATTTGAATCAAAAAAAAATTTACATCCAAATTTAAAAGGATTTAAACTATCTTTTAAAAGTTGGCAAAAAAATAGATTTATGAAGGATTGTTTTTTAGCTAGTATGAAAGAGCAGAAAGCTAATACAAAAATTATAATTCCAAAAGGAAAATACGCTTGTGTTTATGGAAAAGGAGTTTTCGAAGAACAAGATAGTGTTGAAGAACTTTTAAATTGGATAAAAAATAATGGCTATACTCCAAAAGAAGAGTTTTATATAACTTTTGCAAATTTGATTTTATTTAAAAATCAAAAAGATTTTTTATTCCTTTTAAGAATACCAATTTGCTAA
- a CDS encoding TolC family protein, protein MKKYLLLFLALNVVSFSMELTLDEAINLGKKNNRQLKEKDINVKQKKLNENAKLKNALPSVRAQTTYVDHDESKNVNSSFQNGVYLSQPIFRGGDIYYNAKSSKVLREFEEDDYISQEIELKLKIIESYITCLQLKRTLSVYEASRNEKLEELKKQTEFYKLNLIDKSEVLRIETSLYQTETSILKIKNNITSQKLILKNILGLNIDENIDLKEMEFSKFNVQNIDLKKDTEKAIKNSTLSKKLDKNILISEYNSKSNRSNFLPKIDLEYGYESLEDSSFSKSNNDWEWRVGVTFKWDIFNFGSGMDSYKESTLEIEKQKIYKIDSLETLKREIKTSYLDLITAKETILTNEKALATALETFNIDKEKFSNRIIDSVDFLKSESQLREAQITHINSQLDYFLYYQQYLSLLK, encoded by the coding sequence ATGAAAAAATATCTGTTACTATTTTTAGCTTTAAATGTAGTGTCTTTTTCTATGGAGTTAACTCTAGATGAAGCAATTAATCTAGGAAAGAAAAACAATAGGCAATTAAAAGAAAAAGATATTAATGTAAAGCAAAAAAAATTAAATGAAAATGCAAAACTAAAAAATGCTCTTCCTTCAGTTAGAGCTCAAACGACATATGTGGATCATGATGAATCTAAAAATGTAAATAGTTCTTTTCAAAATGGTGTCTACTTATCTCAACCAATTTTTAGAGGGGGAGATATATACTACAATGCCAAAAGTAGTAAAGTATTAAGAGAGTTTGAAGAAGATGATTATATATCTCAAGAGATTGAATTAAAATTAAAAATCATAGAATCGTATATAACTTGTCTTCAATTAAAAAGAACTTTAAGTGTATATGAAGCTTCTAGAAATGAAAAGTTAGAAGAGTTGAAAAAACAAACAGAATTTTATAAATTAAACCTTATTGATAAAAGCGAAGTTTTAAGAATTGAAACTTCTTTATATCAAACAGAAACATCTATTTTAAAAATAAAAAATAACATTACATCTCAAAAATTAATATTAAAAAATATATTAGGATTAAATATAGATGAAAATATAGATTTAAAAGAGATGGAGTTTTCAAAATTTAATGTACAAAATATAGATTTAAAAAAAGATACAGAAAAGGCTATAAAAAATAGTACACTTTCTAAAAAATTAGATAAGAATATCTTAATTAGTGAATATAATTCTAAAAGTAATAGAAGTAATTTTCTTCCTAAAATAGATTTAGAATATGGATATGAATCTTTAGAGGACTCTAGTTTTTCAAAGTCAAATAACGATTGGGAATGGAGAGTAGGAGTTACTTTTAAGTGGGATATTTTTAATTTTGGAAGTGGAATGGATTCTTATAAAGAATCAACTTTGGAAATAGAAAAACAAAAAATTTATAAAATAGATTCTTTAGAAACATTAAAAAGAGAGATAAAAACTTCATATTTAGATTTAATAACAGCTAAAGAAACTATTCTAACTAATGAAAAAGCTTTAGCAACAGCACTAGAAACATTTAATATAGATAAAGAAAAATTTTCAAATAGAATTATAGATTCTGTAGACTTTTTGAAAAGTGAATCACAACTTAGAGAGGCTCAAATCACTCATATTAATTCTCAGTTGGATTACTTCTTATACTATCAGCAATACTTATCACTTTTAAAATAA